DNA from Candidatus Omnitrophota bacterium:
GCAAGGGTCATGGTGTTCAGGTCCTGCCAGTTAATACCCTGGGTGGTCAGGTACTGGAAGTCCGCCCAGTTGACGCCGGCAAGAGTAAGGGTGTTTAAGTCGGACCAGTTTATGCCGGCCTCCGACAGGGTAGCCAGGTCCGCCCAGTTTACGCCCTGGGTGGACATATACTGGAGGTCGAGCCAGTTAACACCGGCAAGAGTTATGGTGTTTAGGTCTGACCAGTTGATACCGGCTTCCGACAGAGTAGCCAGGTCGGACCAGTTTACCCCTGCCGTAGTAAGGGGCTGTAGATCAGCCCAGTTGATACCGGCTTCTGTCATGGTGGTCAGGTTGGACCAGTTTACACCGGCAAGAGTCATGGTATTTAGGTCGGACCAGTTAATGCCCTGGGTGGTCAGGTACTGGAAGTCAGCCCAATTTACACCGGCCTCACTGAGCGCCACCATGCCATCCCAATTGATATTGGCATCGCTCATGATCTGAATATCCGCCCAGTTTACCCCTGCGTTGCTGAGCTCCGCCAGGTTATCCCAATCAATCGTCTGCGCCCAATTGACATGCGCACCGGTCATCTTTGCCATATCGTCCCAGTTGATACCGGCCTCTGACATCTTGTTGAGATCAACCCAGTTTACACCGGCGTCACTAAGCTCGGCTATGTCACTCCAGTTGATGCCGGCCTTCGTCATATACTCTATATCGAACCAGTTGATCCCCTCGTCGCTCAATCTCTGGATATCGTCCCAGTTGATACCGGCCTTCGTCATCACCTGCATGTCGGACCAGTTTATGCCTTTCGTGGTAAGGGTGAAGATATCCGCCCAGTTGATGCCGGTTCCGGCCATCTCCGCCAGGTCCGACCAGTTAATCCCTTCCTGGCTCAACCTGCCCATGTCCGTCCAGTTCACTTTCGAGAGATTGGCAGTCCAGACGGTATCCTTAAGATCCTGCACCTTTCCAAAAAGCGTGTTGGTATCCGCGGTGGTCTGGTAATTCCCGAGCGCCGTCAGCATCTTCCCGGCCCGCGTATAAAGGCTCTCGGTCTGCGATGCGCCCACCGCCGTTTTTATTGCTTCGACGTCTGTCCAGTTCATCGTGTCGGTTACCGCCTTGATATCCGTTACTCCCGAACTGATCGTCGAGGTGGCAGCCGAGATATCGGCAAGCGTTTTGGCTTCGAAGGTATAGGTGGTATTGCTGGTGTAGCTATGCCCGCTATGGACAAGCGTTATATCGGCCACGTAGACTATCGAGCTGTCCGGAGACCAGCCGCCCAAGCCCAACCTGAATACGCCGCGCCCGTCAGGACTTGAGGAGCTAAGCGTAGTCTGCGGCGTACCGGCCGCGTTGTAAATACACACTGTCACGCTTGTCGGAGTCGTAACGGCATACCCGCCTACTTCAAGCCAGCTGTTTATCAGGAAAGCGTTGCTCTCAAATGTGGGGGACGAATAAATATGATACCCCGTAGAAACGATATTGAATGCCGAGCTCGTAGCGCTTGTGAGACCATCCGTGGCGGCCTGAAAAGAATAGAGATCGCCCGGCATGTCGATGGATAGACTTGTGAATTCCGCCAGCCCGCTCGAGGCGGCACGAGTAACGGTCCCGCTTAGCGTCCCTCCGGCGGGGTTACTCAGGATCGAGATGGTAATGGAATCTGTCGCGGTAGTAACCCTGTTGTCGTAGGCGTCCACCACCTCCACCTGGCAGGAGAAGGCCGTGTTCGTGTATGTTGTAGCCGGAGAGACGTAAAAATTGAGCGCCGTCGCCGTACCGTACGCAAGCGGCGTGTCGGTCGTGTATGAGGCGGCAGAATAGCCGTCATAAGATCCGCCCTTATATATATCCGCGGAGCCTAATATAGTCAGGACCGTACTGCCGCTACCGTTACCGCCCACATAGTAAGCCGCGTAAGAGGACGGCACAAATGCCGCAACAACAACGAGAACGGTAAAAACAGAAACAATGAGTCTTTTGCAAAGGCTCTTCATGAATTCTCTTTGTTAATAAACGCTTTATCGAAAGAATCTATGTCACGGCGCGGTCCTGGCTAACCTAGCGCCTATATAACTGCTGCGCGTAGACGCGTTCGCGGCGTTGGTCCTCTCCGAAATTCGGGACAACGTATCGGCGGCGTACCAATCTCCGCCCCTTTGGCCGCTTCCGGTTGCCGCTGTGTTCTCGCCGGACGAATAGCCCGGCCAATCCGCTATGTCCGCGTTGCCGGCGGAGCTCAACGCCCCGTTGCCGTGCGTGCCCGAATACGCCCTGCCCGTAGCGTTCCCAACCGTAACCACCAGCTCTCTCACGTTTCCAGACATATCCAAGGCGCCATAATAACCTCCGCCTGTAGCCAAGCGCGTTGAAGTGCCAACAGCGGCAAATTGGCCGCAACGAAGCGGCCCGGGGACATTAGCATGGGCTGCGTAAACCATATTGGCGCTCGCGGTGGAATTGACTTCCGAATTCTGCCCGGGATTTGTAATGGCGCCTACCGACTGTGTGGGGGTTACGTCTCCCCACGCATATTCCAGGTTGGTTGGAATGATATCTTTCCCGCGCGCCGCCTTTTCGAACTCGAGTTCCGTCATCGAACGTAAGGCCGCCCAATCGGCGAACGCCGCGGCATCCTGCCAGGCGATATAGTTCATCGGTATCCATTCGCCGTCGCCCGATTCGTTAAAAGTGCCGTTATTGTTAAAATCACAGCCAAAGACAACGGGCGGCGTAGTACCATTACCGCTTGCCGGGGCGCGTATACCATTCCTGGCCGCGACGGTAGTGCCGTTCGACATGACATAATAGTTGGGAATAGAATCTCCCGAGATATCCGCGACCACCCGCGCGGCCTGTTGCGTCCTGGTCAGCGTATTCAGAAAATCCCTGTACATGCCTTGCGACAACTCGTGCTTCATCACATAAAACGCGCTATACCCTTTTGGAAATCCCGCCGGGATTATAAACGCGCTATTACTTACGTCCTCACCGGAATTGCCGGCCGATTCATAGTAATACGGCCCTACTGCTGTAGAGAGGACACTGATAGCGCCCTCATCCAGTATGGCCCACGGACTTTTGCCGGATGGGCTGGATCCTTGCCTGAACCCGTAGTCGCTTGGGCTAACGCCAGAGGGTTGATTCCCGTCACCCGCAATAAAGCTCCCTGTTTCGACGTAGACCATCTCTATGCCGGATATATTTATCCGGGTATCCACGCCCCAAGCGTTAGCATCGCTTACACCGTCTGTGCCGTAGTCCCAGACTATCTGTATGGAGGTAGTCGACAGGGTAACCGCAGCCCCTGTCGATGCCGCGTGCCGTATAAAACACCCCTTCTTATCCGCGGGCACCACGATATCTATAACGGTGCCCGACCCCACCGAAAAGCCGGACGGATTGGTCCCCGATGTTTTCAGCGTCGCATGAGACCAGGTAACTCCGACGTCTGACGAATATTTGATAAATATCCATGCCGCATCGTAATTAGTTGAATCTCTCCAGGAGTTATACCAGGATATGTCGAACTGGATCGTGACTGTATTTGCTGTGGTGTCCTGACCGATTATCTGGCCGTTAGTGATCGTTATACCGTTCGCATAGGCGCATGCCACTGAAGATAAGACAAAAAACCACACCAGTGAGATCTTTTTCAATGTTAAAGACATGTCATTCCTCATAGTTACCCTTTTATGACGCAGCCCTCGCGAGACGCCCTCCGCCCGTAGAGGTGCGCGTCGACTGCGCCGCGGCGCCGTTCGTACGATCCGATACCCGCAAAAGCGTATTCGCGCCGTTCCATTCGCCGCCGCGGCCTCCGGAGCCGGCAGCCCCGCTCACGCCATTCGCGGGTGTAGCGTCTATACCCGGCCAGTCGGAATTGGTGGCGTTCCCTTCGTAGCTTGCCGTAAGCGTTAAAGTCCCGTCGCCGTGAGTCCCCGTATACACACGGCCGGTGGCGCTACCTACAGTAACCACGCGTTCTTCACAATTGCCGGAAAACTCCATCGGCCCATAGTATGCCCCGCCGGATGTAGCGCGGATCGAAATCGATGTAGCGAATATGCCGCACCGGAGCGGCCCGGTACCGCCGTCTCCATCCGTAAACGTCTGGTTATTGTAACAGCAGTTGGCGCCCGACGTCGTTATCGTCTCTGCCCCGTTCTCGGTCCCCGAAATAGTCACCGCGGCGGTAACGCTCGTCGAACCCCATGCGTATTCGCCGCTCACCGCGGCGTTTGTGCCGCGGCAGATCTTTTCATATTCAAGTTCCGTCATCGGGCGAAGGCCCGCCCAGTCGGCGTAGGCCGCAACATCCATCCACGACAGGTAATTGCACGCCCTGTCGGAACGTGTCGTTGAATGGTTTGGATGGGAACCGGTAATGGTGTGGCGGTTATTGCCGTTCTGATTGGGAAACCTGTTCGCGGCCTGCAGGGATGTCAGCATATTCAAAAAATCCGTATACTGCCCTTGTGATATCTCGTGTTTCATCACATAGAAAGCGCTGTAGCCCTTCGGGAAGGCGGCCGGTATCGTAAACACCGAGCCGCTGGCATCCTCGCCGGAGTTGCCGCCGCTCACATAGTAATACCCGTCGCTGGCCCCGGCGGTTACCGAGATGGCATCCTCGCTCGTCACGGACCATGGGTCGTTGTCGGCGCTTCCCTGCTTAAACGCGGCTGTTCCCGTAGCGTTATCCCCGGCGGAGAACACGGCTGACGGTATATAGACCATCTCGATGCCGTACACTTTTATCTCGTCGATCGTATCGGCCGCGTCAAGGTCATTGCCCGTAGGCCCCCAGTCCCAGACGAGCTGGATGCTCGTAGTGCTTACGGAGCCGATGCCGGGGCCGGAGCGCTGGATAAAACAGCCGTAACACATGCTGTCGTCCGCGTTGACCGGCGCCACTATATCGATCGCGGTCCCGGAGCCCCGCGAATACCCCGACGGGTTCGTCTGCGTCGTTCCGGTCGTCTTTAAATTCACGTGATACCAGTTGGAATCGCCGACAATCTTGTATTTGGCGAAGACCCACACGGCGTCGTAGTTGACGGAATTACGCCAGGAGTTGCTCCAGGATATATCGAACTGTATCTTGATGGTCTTTGCGGAGGCTGAAGGACCGGTGAGAGAGGTATCTGAAACGCTGAGATTGTTGGCGAAACATTCCGTGGCGGTTAAAAAAAGACAGACTACGGCAGCCAGGACGCAACCGTAAAGCAAGCTCCCGCGTTTTATCTTTCCAGATCTTTTTCGGTAGACCATTCCGATGACTTTATTTTGATCCTGTTGACTTCTATCCTCTCCTTAACCAGATCGATGTTCTTCGCTTTCGGTTTTTTCTTAAGATATACCGTGTAGCTCAGAACGGCCTTCCTTGGGTCAATCAGGTAATAGTCGTAGAGCACGGCCTGGTTATAGGTGAGGTCCGCATCGCCCGGCAGACACCTGGCGGCACGGCCGTATTCGTAAGCGGCTTTTTTATACTCTCCTTTGCCAAGATAGAAGTTGCCGAGATTATAATGCAATTTGCCGTTCTCTCTCTTCAGGGCTTCCATTGCCGGTATGGCACTCCGCATCTTATTTTTGATTGCGCTATTTTCCGTCTCCGCCGCTTTCATTTTTTTAAAATAGTAGTTCTTCTCCCGCTCCTTTTCGAATAGCGCGATCTCTTTTCCCAGCCGCTCGTTCTCCTTTTTGAGCTTTTCCGTCTCTGCGAGCAGCTCGGCCCTTTCATTCCCAAGCGCTGCTTTCGTACCTTCCAGCTCTTTTTTCAGGTCGGCCAACCTGTCTGTAAGCTCCTTTACCCGCGCGGCGTACAATGACTCTTTCGCGATGCCTTTATTGACCGCTTTCTTCAGGTCCGCGTTTTCCGACATTAATTTTTCGTTCTCCGACAAGGTCTCTTTGAACGATTTTTCCATGGACGATTCCTGCGCCACGATCACCTGGGCCTTGGCGGGATCCGCCCGCCCGGCCGAAGCGGTGGCCTCCTGCCGGGCGGGCGCATCTACCCCTTCCTGGGCCATGGCGAATGGTGTAACGGCAACGATGGCGGATAGCAGGACAGGCGCCATGCATACCGACGCCGCCACACGGATCGTTTTGCGTTTACGCATATGATGACCTTTCTCTATTTAATATTTCTTATCCGGCTTAAGTTTCTGCTCCAGCGAGAATTTTTTGTCCGCCGCATTCTCGTCGCCTTCGACGATATGCGGCGTAAGTAGTATAACTATCTCCGTCTGGGTCTTGTCTTTCGCTATATTCGAAAATACGGTGCCGACTACCGGTATGTCCATCAGACCCGGATATCCCCTGCGGGTCTTTATCAACTCATCCTTCTTGAGTCCGCCTATGATTATCGTCTGGCTGTCTTTCACTATAACGTTCGTTTCGACCAGCGTTGTGTTGACCAGGGGTACCTTCGAACCTTGCGGCGTGACGAGCTCGCCCGATTTTGACGATATCTCCGGCTTTATCGCCATCGTGATGAAACCGTCATCGTTGATGGTGGGGGTGACTTTAAACTGCACTCCGACATCTATGTAATGGATCTCCTCATTGACCCTCTGGCTTTCGCCGGTACCGATAGTGGTCGTCGTGACATAGGCGAGCTTGTCGCC
Protein-coding regions in this window:
- a CDS encoding SUMF1/EgtB/PvdO family nonheme iron enzyme; protein product: MSLTLKKISLVWFFVLSSVACAYANGITITNGQIIGQDTTANTVTIQFDISWYNSWRDSTNYDAAWIFIKYSSDVGVTWSHATLKTSGTNPSGFSVGSGTVIDIVVPADKKGCFIRHAASTGAAVTLSTTSIQIVWDYGTDGVSDANAWGVDTRINISGIEMVYVETGSFIAGDGNQPSGVSPSDYGFRQGSSPSGKSPWAILDEGAISVLSTAVGPYYYESAGNSGEDVSNSAFIIPAGFPKGYSAFYVMKHELSQGMYRDFLNTLTRTQQAARVVADISGDSIPNYYVMSNGTTVAARNGIRAPASGNGTTPPVVFGCDFNNNGTFNESGDGEWIPMNYIAWQDAAAFADWAALRSMTELEFEKAARGKDIIPTNLEYAWGDVTPTQSVGAITNPGQNSEVNSTASANMVYAAHANVPGPLRCGQFAAVGTSTRLATGGGYYGALDMSGNVRELVVTVGNATGRAYSGTHGNGALSSAGNADIADWPGYSSGENTAATGSGQRGGDWYAADTLSRISERTNAANASTRSSYIGARLARTAP
- a CDS encoding SUMF1/EgtB/PvdO family nonheme iron enzyme — encoded protein: MLYGCVLAAVVCLFLTATECFANNLSVSDTSLTGPSASAKTIKIQFDISWSNSWRNSVNYDAVWVFAKYKIVGDSNWYHVNLKTTGTTQTNPSGYSRGSGTAIDIVAPVNADDSMCYGCFIQRSGPGIGSVSTTSIQLVWDWGPTGNDLDAADTIDEIKVYGIEMVYIPSAVFSAGDNATGTAAFKQGSADNDPWSVTSEDAISVTAGASDGYYYVSGGNSGEDASGSVFTIPAAFPKGYSAFYVMKHEISQGQYTDFLNMLTSLQAANRFPNQNGNNRHTITGSHPNHSTTRSDRACNYLSWMDVAAYADWAGLRPMTELEYEKICRGTNAAVSGEYAWGSTSVTAAVTISGTENGAETITTSGANCCYNNQTFTDGDGGTGPLRCGIFATSISIRATSGGAYYGPMEFSGNCEERVVTVGSATGRVYTGTHGDGTLTLTASYEGNATNSDWPGIDATPANGVSGAAGSGGRGGEWNGANTLLRVSDRTNGAAAQSTRTSTGGGRLARAAS